TCTTGTATAAGGATGAGCACGTTCTCAGTGCAACCCATTAGGGGCAGCCATACCCTGATAGCCTCTGTAATGTCCATGGCAGGTGACAGCCTAGGCGCTGGGCCCAGGCGGTCTGGCTGGCTGGACCTGATTATGTATGTGCTGGAGAGCTGAGCTTATAACGAATGAGCCCTGCTCACAAGCCAAGCCTGCTGCATGCGTCCTCAGGATCCCACTATTACAGAATTCACAGTGGGAGAGgatcttctcccttcccctcctggcaGGGCCCCTCAGCCCCCGCTCTCATGCTGGCCTCCTTCTCCTTGTGTCTCACACTAGCAgctctgctgcctcctcccagctGGCCTCTATATGGGGTATGGGTAAAAAGGGGGTGTCTAAGAGGCCATTGGATTTGAAATCTAATCAGGTTCAGGTTTAGCATCAGCTTAACCCCAGCATCCCAGCGGGACGAGTGCTGGGGAAGCCGGGAAGGCAAGGGCACAAGTCCCTCACAGCTAAAGCAGCATGTTCTGAGCCTGGGCATGCGCTCTGGTCAGTGCAGTGCTCTGTGTCTGCAGCCCAGAGCTGTAGTTCCCTTTCCATGGGCAAGCTGGAGCAGGGTGTGATCTCACCGCAGAGCTGTATTCACATGACTGATGCGTTAGGAGAGATGGGTACCATTCTGAGGCCAAACACAATCTTTCCCACAGCCGGTGTCACAGCACTTCCGGTTTTCTGGACACTTGCTGTCCTTTTCACAGCGGTTAGGAGGATCAACCATGGGACAAACTACAGTGACGGCTGGACAAGTCCCAGGAGTCTCTGCAGCAGAAGAAATTAATGGTGTATAAAAAGCATCCCTGGTTCACTGAACATCAATACGTGGTGCCCCCTAGCTGACCTTATGTATCTCTCCATCATGCACTCTCTGTCCTGCTGGATGGGTGCACAGGAGAGGCCATCATATTTGCCATAGTAGAGTACTGTGCTTGGTAATGCTCCTTGTTACTTGGTAACTCTCCGATAAAACAGCCTGGCCTTTGTTCTGGCCTCACTGAAGGCCGTCTGTGCCAGGTCTGTGGGTGTATGGGGGCCACGAACCCAGTGCTCTCCCCACTGGGCAGTATCTTCTCTGATACAAAGCCAGTGGAATGACTTTATGCCAGCCCTCTTCACAGCTGCTGGCCTAGGTGTGGCTGGAGAAGGGACAGGTGAATTGAGTGCTATTCTTGGCTTCCCTGTGCTGCTGACAGATGGCACCTGATGGGCCACTCTTGCATATGCTGGGTCAACTCCTCTGCCTTTAAAATTCAGGAGAGACTAAGGTGGGAGCGATCCACCCGATCCTCCTCATCCAACGAGCTGTGCTGAGCTCAGATGAAGCCCAGAATAGGGCATCTGAGTGCTGAGTGGTCCTGTGAGTGGAGACCTGCCACCTGGAGATGAGGGGACTGGATTCATCCCCCTGTACACACATTTAACCCCAGCATCCAGGTACGAGGGGAAGTTATTTAGTTCTACACCACCCACAAACTCATAACCCCACTCAACCCACACTGCTCCTCTCACTCAGTGTCTGGTTCTCACCAAGCCCTCTGGATAGGGTGACAAGCTGTCACCTGGTGGAATTCCTACTCTGAGTCCACTTGGTTTTTCTGTCTGTTGAAATCCCCAAAGGTGCCTGCCTaagatccatatcctgcaaacaAGCCTGGCTCATCAGGATCGGGGAGAGACTTCCCCTGCACGAGACCCTAGATGTCAGTGTGAGCATTCTCACTTACCTTCTGCTGGTTCCACGCAGCGCATGGCACAATGGCAATAACAGCACTTCTCCCACTCTTTGCAGTCAGAATCGGTGGCACACTCATCGGTTTCTGCCTGAACGCACCTTATGTAATCCAGCGGGCAGGTTCCAGCTCTCGCTGTAACAGACAACAGCCACAGTATGAACATTGTGCTATTGGCTGCAGGGATTGTTGATTGAAATCCACCCTGCAGtgtcaaactttttctttctgaggcccccctcaacatgctacataaactccacggcccagctgtgtcacaataactggttttctgcatacaaaagccagcgctggcattagggggtagcaagcagggcaatcgcctagggccccacaccacaggggcccccatgaagctacattgctcacgCTTCatcttcagccccgggtggtggggctcagggacctgggcttcagcaCCATGCAGTGGGACTTTGACTTTCTGCCCTTGGCCCCAGCGGGTCTAATGCTGGTCCTGCTTggaggcccccctgaaacctgctcaagcTCCCCTAAGGGGGGCctggacctctggttgagaactactgaccTAGCAGGCTAGAGGCAATGTCCTTCACTGTCCTGTGAGGATCAGAATTCAAGACTTGAACAAAAGTTACTAGTCAGGACACAGGGCTATGCTGCCTAACTCTGGATGCTGCTGTTTTCAATCTGCAGGAGTGACAGGGAGGGCTGTTGTGAGCCAGGTCCTTTGTGATGGAGCAGAACAGAGATGGGAATGTGAGTGCTCCTCTGTCCACGGCTGCAATCACTACACTAGCTGTCCACCAGGCACTGTACCTAGTCTGAGGTCCTGGTCTTGATTTTTCAAGGCTCTCGATGGACTGAGCTCTCTCAGATACCATCTCTCCTTCCATGGCCAAAAGCTAACGCACAAGCTGCAGTCAATCCTCAGGGATGATTTTCGTCAATAAAGCTGAGACTAGTAAGTGTGGGGAGCCAGCTCATGGCAGTAGAGTCCCCTCTCACAAGAGCTAATGCATGGCCACAATCCCTGCGGCCTCAGAACAAAACCAATGACCTATCTCGTTCTATATGTAGAAAGTCTGTTTGGATTTAGGTGTGTTTATTAGCAGAGTTGGAGGATTCGTGTTTTATCGGTAAATGTCGATAAACGTtgatttcactgcacacacacaaaccaccacaaatattttcatcaataataatcaaaatgtacagatggGCAAAGTCAGAAAAATGAGAGCTTGAGAGCTGattagagtttgatttagggATATTCACTTTggatattttgacatgtgatgttgacaatttgagTTTTAATGGTTATAAGGCTTTAATTTTTTCACTCTCAGTGTCTATTCTCATGAAATAATTATTGGCTGAACCACCCTTAATTTTCTACAACTGTGAAAATATAAATAGATACAAATTGAAaataatacttaaaaataaacatcaatgttATCCGtcaaaattatacaaaaagaaaattgaaatctGCCAAGCCAATTTATTATGTGCTCAGATATGAAGGTGAGGAGCACAATATAACTATCACAATGTATATCTGTCTTAAGTTTTTCTATAGTGCCTCTCATCATGGTACCTTGGCATTGTTCGATAGAGACACAGAGGAGACCGACAGATGGGGAAAGATTTCTGGGAGAACTAGTTTAGTTAAGAAAATAATTCCTCCCCTTCCTTACTGGAAAACCAAGATTGGGAGAGAAATGAGTTCAGGCAGGGATGGGTAAGCCCATGGACACATTGAATTCCAGAGCCTTGTTACCCAGGGGAGTTAGTTAGACACCATCCACCACTGTTGGTTTAGACTAAATGCCACAGAACAGGGAGTTTTCATATCTACCCCATGGATTGAGCAGGGCTCAGGGGTCGGAGCAAAAACAAGGGGCTGCTCCTTTCCTTGGTCTAAAAAGCAATTGTGAACCCAGAACATTGGGTGCAGCCATCAAAGCGTTAAAATCTGTCCTTAAGCCTGATTGGCAGATCAGGCCCCAATGTTTTGGGCACAAAGGCTGCAAATAAGGCAAAGCATTGCCAAGTAAGTTTCTAAATAGGACATCTTCAGCTGCTGCCCTGGAGGGGTCACAGTATAAGGACCCCTGTGGAGCCCCTGCTCTCTGCTTTCCAGTGGAATGCAGCCTGCTGCCCTCTGCCCCGAGCCAGGCCTGGAGACAGCCATGCTCTGTACTAACCTTGCTTCTGCTCAGTGGCCGCTGGCAGCTCCGTCCAGAGGGTCAGGAGCCCCATGAGGAGGGGGAGGatgcccactgacttcatggTGCTGTCGGAGAGCTGGGTCTGAATGCCCTGAGCTGAGCCAGCTGTGATTTAAACTctcccaggggtgggggaggggggagtgcttGGGGGCCTGCCAGCATTCTGCCCTTTCCTTGTTCATTCCACAATCAGGTTCACATGTCTGTCCTGACcattcttgggggaaaaaaacaaaaaacaaagcccTGCCATGCTGCAAGGGGAGGTTTTACATTACTCCACAGCAGCCTGGCCTACGCCCTTTGGCCCTTTCTGCACCTGCCTGACATTAGCATGATCCTGAAGCATTTCAAGCAGCAGTTTTCCCTAGGTGCGGGGCACAGACCCATCGGCTTGGTATTTCCTTGCTGAGTTACTAAAGCGGAGCATTTAATGGCTAGCAGAGAGCCAGGCATTGTTGGGCCCAGTTCCTCGTTGCCCAGTGGCCCCTTTGTGCCAAGCTCTCCACAGG
This genomic interval from Lepidochelys kempii isolate rLepKem1 chromosome 13, rLepKem1.hap2, whole genome shotgun sequence contains the following:
- the LOC140897268 gene encoding WAP four-disulfide core domain protein 12-like, with translation MKSVGILPLLMGLLTLWTELPAATEQKQARAGTCPLDYIRCVQAETDECATDSDCKEWEKCCYCHCAMRCVEPAEETPGTCPAVTVVCPMVDPPNRCEKDSKCPENRKCCDTGCGKDCVWPQNGTHLS